A part of Anaeromyxobacter diazotrophicus genomic DNA contains:
- a CDS encoding NosD domain-containing protein, which translates to MTFRKTTLPRRWAWAALAAFASALPARGAASSIQCGDTLSAGAWLLETDLVCPSNSGSGVGITLQSGAALDLGGHSVAMSIAGSGVSIELTGTGASLAHGTAKNAERAILLSGGGGHHLSDLRATGSNIGIYLDHSDGNAIATTDVSGNAVFGVSSDTSNGNHYDQLVADDTNGIGPAAGILLFASNDNTLTRSEVLRSQCTGIRLVDASRNTIAFNSVQDSFISIFKDKPSVDILVMGASTHNLILKNEVSATATPPVTSDGINIGCKDGCNCGLGGPGISEPTTGATHNVVVGNTADGELRYGIAQATGNPKNVYAADEASGNGTANFAIDP; encoded by the coding sequence ATGACGTTCCGCAAGACCACCCTTCCTCGGCGATGGGCGTGGGCCGCCCTCGCCGCCTTCGCGTCCGCGCTGCCGGCGCGCGGCGCCGCGTCCAGCATCCAGTGCGGCGACACGCTCTCCGCCGGCGCCTGGCTCCTCGAGACGGACCTCGTCTGCCCCAGCAACTCCGGGTCCGGCGTGGGGATCACGCTCCAGAGCGGCGCGGCGCTCGACCTGGGCGGCCACAGCGTGGCGATGAGCATCGCCGGCTCCGGCGTCAGCATCGAGCTCACCGGTACCGGGGCGAGCCTCGCTCACGGCACGGCCAAGAACGCCGAGCGGGCCATCCTGCTCTCCGGCGGCGGCGGCCACCACCTGAGCGACCTCCGGGCGACCGGGAGCAACATCGGGATCTACCTCGACCACTCCGACGGGAACGCCATCGCGACGACCGACGTGAGCGGCAACGCGGTGTTCGGCGTCTCCTCCGACACCTCGAACGGCAACCACTACGACCAGCTCGTCGCCGACGACACGAACGGCATCGGGCCGGCGGCCGGGATCCTGCTCTTCGCGTCGAACGACAACACCCTCACGCGGAGCGAGGTGCTTCGCAGCCAGTGCACGGGCATCCGGCTCGTCGACGCCAGCCGGAACACGATCGCGTTCAACTCCGTGCAGGACTCGTTCATCTCGATCTTCAAGGACAAGCCGTCGGTCGACATCCTCGTCATGGGCGCCTCGACCCACAACCTCATCCTGAAGAACGAGGTGAGCGCCACCGCCACCCCGCCCGTCACCTCCGACGGCATCAACATCGGGTGCAAGGACGGGTGCAACTGCGGCCTCGGCGGCCCCGGGATCTCCGAGCCGACCACCGGCGCGACCCACAACGTGGTGGTCGGCAACACCGCCGACGGCGAGCTCCGCTACGGGATCGCGCAGGCGACGGGGAACCCCAAGAACGTCTATGCCGCGGACGAGGCGAGCGGGAACGGGACGGCGAACTTCGCCATCGACCCGTGA
- a CDS encoding response regulator transcription factor: MKGKILVIEDDPSILRGLQLNLSMEGYAVRSAMDGETGLALAKSESPDLLLVDVMLPKMGGLDVIRALRESDRETPILILSAKGQEADKVTGLQLGADDYVVKPFSLKELLARIAAALRRRGPREPEEAGPRRFGEVEVDLVARRLTVRGEPVGLTAREFDLLAFFVAHPGRVYSREQLMQAVWGARYSGTARTVDNFVGRLRAHLGDDAEHPRHLETVRGYGYRFTP, encoded by the coding sequence GTGAAGGGCAAGATCCTGGTGATCGAGGACGACCCCTCCATCCTCCGCGGGCTGCAGCTCAACCTCTCCATGGAGGGGTACGCCGTCCGCTCGGCCATGGACGGGGAGACCGGCCTCGCGCTCGCGAAGAGCGAGAGCCCGGACCTCCTCCTGGTGGACGTCATGCTCCCGAAGATGGGCGGCCTCGACGTCATCCGCGCGCTCCGGGAGAGCGACCGCGAGACGCCCATCCTCATCCTGTCCGCCAAGGGGCAGGAGGCGGACAAGGTGACCGGGCTCCAGCTCGGCGCCGACGACTACGTGGTGAAGCCGTTCTCGCTCAAGGAGCTGCTCGCCCGGATCGCCGCGGCGCTCCGACGGCGCGGCCCGCGCGAGCCGGAGGAGGCCGGTCCGCGCCGGTTCGGCGAGGTCGAGGTGGACCTGGTGGCACGCCGGCTGACGGTCCGCGGCGAGCCGGTGGGGCTCACCGCGCGCGAGTTCGACCTGCTCGCCTTCTTCGTCGCGCACCCCGGCCGCGTCTACTCGCGCGAGCAGCTCATGCAGGCGGTGTGGGGCGCGCGCTACAGCGGCACCGCGCGGACGGTCGACAACTTCGTGGGCCGGCTGCGCGCCCACCTCGGCGACGACGCCGAGCACCCGCGGCACCTGGAGACGGTGCGGGGGTACGGCTACCGCTTCACGCCCTGA
- a CDS encoding sensor histidine kinase — protein MKLRRVLPLMIGFVFVPAALMLSVGILILVFGSAARDYVFGTLIVALVATTIIGTAATLGVIYRESRLARLQTDFVNKVSHDLRTPLTSIRMFVETLQMGRLQDPARQAEALEIISDEVARLSDLINRLLDWARMESGRRSYKLEPCEVGVLVDQAVAALEPLRLHHPAEVTRDVPPGLPRVRVDPAALGDALLNLLHNAYKYTGPDKKIAVSARAANGTVLLTVADNGPGIAAPDQKRIFEKFYRAKDALDRTIEGSGLGLSMVKHIVKAHGGKVSVSSQPGHGAAFTIALPAEEVAR, from the coding sequence GTGAAGCTCCGCCGCGTCCTCCCGCTCATGATCGGGTTCGTCTTCGTGCCGGCGGCGCTCATGCTGTCGGTCGGGATCCTGATCCTCGTCTTCGGCTCGGCGGCGCGCGACTACGTCTTCGGCACGCTCATCGTCGCGCTGGTCGCGACCACCATCATCGGCACCGCCGCCACCCTGGGCGTCATCTACCGCGAGTCGCGGCTGGCGCGGCTCCAGACCGACTTCGTCAACAAGGTGTCGCACGACCTGCGCACGCCGCTCACCAGCATCCGCATGTTCGTGGAGACGCTGCAGATGGGCCGGCTGCAGGACCCGGCGCGCCAGGCGGAGGCGCTCGAGATCATCTCCGACGAGGTGGCGCGGCTCTCCGACCTCATCAACCGGCTCCTCGACTGGGCGCGGATGGAGTCGGGCCGGCGCAGCTACAAGCTCGAGCCGTGCGAGGTGGGGGTCCTCGTCGACCAGGCGGTGGCGGCGCTCGAGCCGCTGCGCCTGCACCACCCGGCCGAGGTGACGCGGGACGTGCCGCCCGGGCTGCCGCGCGTGCGGGTGGACCCGGCGGCGCTGGGCGACGCGCTGCTCAACCTGCTCCACAACGCCTACAAGTACACCGGGCCCGACAAGAAGATCGCCGTCTCGGCGCGGGCCGCGAACGGGACGGTGCTGCTCACCGTGGCCGACAACGGCCCCGGCATCGCCGCGCCGGACCAGAAGCGCATCTTCGAGAAGTTCTACCGGGCCAAGGACGCGCTGGACCGCACCATCGAGGGCTCCGGGCTCGGCCTGTCGATGGTGAAGCACATCGTGAAGGCGCACGGCGGGAAGGTGAGCGTCTCCTCCCAGCCCGGCCACGGCGCCGCCTTCACCATCGCGCTGCCGGCCGAGGAGGTGGCGCGGTGA
- a CDS encoding CxxxxCH/CxxCH domain c-type cytochrome gives MTRRFAVYLGAPVAAALLASIAGCGSAREPVTAEATTSCATCHGDRSPGIEPGDPHAAPGFNGGTDVNGRTAGDPAATAIGAHAIHLTGGALGVAVSCDQCHVVPATVDAAGHLDNQVTIAFGARAKKNGLAPAYDPATQTCSNTYCHGGTPGWKANPVVAPKWSQGNEAIVCGACHDLPPPSPVHVKIDKATQGCGTSTNPAFACHPAGYSPFTVDPKLHMDGQICPPFCTPVSP, from the coding sequence ATGACACGGCGATTCGCCGTCTACCTCGGAGCTCCGGTCGCGGCCGCGCTGCTCGCGTCCATCGCCGGCTGCGGCAGCGCTCGCGAGCCGGTGACGGCCGAGGCGACCACCTCCTGCGCCACCTGCCACGGCGATCGCAGCCCCGGCATCGAGCCGGGCGATCCGCACGCCGCCCCCGGGTTCAACGGGGGCACCGACGTCAACGGCCGGACCGCAGGCGATCCGGCCGCCACCGCCATCGGCGCCCACGCCATCCACCTCACCGGTGGCGCGCTGGGCGTGGCCGTGAGCTGTGACCAGTGCCACGTCGTGCCGGCCACGGTCGACGCGGCCGGCCACCTCGACAACCAGGTGACCATCGCGTTCGGCGCGCGGGCGAAGAAGAACGGCCTCGCGCCCGCCTACGACCCGGCCACCCAGACCTGCTCCAACACGTACTGCCACGGCGGCACGCCCGGCTGGAAGGCCAACCCGGTCGTGGCGCCGAAGTGGTCGCAGGGCAACGAGGCGATCGTCTGTGGCGCCTGCCACGACCTGCCGCCCCCCAGCCCGGTCCACGTGAAGATCGACAAGGCCACCCAGGGGTGCGGGACGTCGACGAACCCCGCCTTCGCCTGCCACCCGGCGGGCTACTCGCCCTTCACGGTCGACCCCAAGCTCCACATGGACGGGCAGATCTGCCCGCCGTTCTGCACGCCCGTCTCCCCGTAG
- a CDS encoding OmcA/MtrC family decaheme c-type cytochrome — translation MNVLQKRALTLLAAIAVAGAGCKGDTGPAGTPGQGSNTTVNLPLTTSGLVVAVKGVTVNADQSVSVNFTTKDDQGNPVDLAGKYSTNAPFNPRFSLSKVNVAADGSLPPYGVLTRTGSVAYAPGTTPPDVSAATLNPTAIAANAAAPATTGVLAENGSGAGDYTYTFPAGPFADADGTGSNAGKTVRTFASAVKVDPKATDTYVVWIEAARQTNTTNTTDAAGFKAVNVEYDFVPGNPSATPLKRQVASTAACSKCHNAFKPESLTTNAFHNGTRVEAAYCDVCHAIDRKSTATVSDGTTPAAFSGIFVHRIHASKELLLKITTGTQTTGYQGATACTTKAPCTCTVAAPCLPNSFHGISDVTYPQDLRNCDACHKDAAQGAQAKTTASRAVCGSCHDYVVFDPAKVAGLPACVDTAGNEAVDANGNWLQCAHAAGANTDDTSCKGCHVAGGAGFIGDFHVAVVPPDSGSTYNFPVTTGTSTTGADFFGNACSAAAPCTCTVAAPCFNSGNNNTNAGFLPAAGAVPAGSIQVTYVVKSVSAFKDTSVTPNVLRPQIVFKFQQSLNGAAPSDVVFNTFGAKTELMDNFVGSPSVYFAYGVPQDGITAPADFNASQSAYIKAVWNGNAAGASSGTMTGPDSSGFYTITLGVGPKSVDTTTTSLKTGTQNGVACTSAAPCNCTTAACQVGAVIPDKAVMLTGGVGYTYGLQTTQPLTQTNLASYSYNSATKIGGLVNVAPDVWRTGVDASGKAYAPRRAVVDNAKCKNCHVQLGAAPTFHAGQRNDGPTCSFCHNVNQVNSGWAGNAKDFIHALHAGLDASTKLPDGTPVAGGSGIRTVPFGWHAVSATEGYWDITFPGQHNYCDACHATPADGTHTYDFSAAASAAALPNLLSSTAATGTTAAPTFSSSPYIAQTAGTVYGSGFSIDKANSIITNAAATTLVTSPITAACVACHDSPAAKGHMVGNGGLFYSPRSVLTQQVATGVGESCLLCHGAGKIAAIADVHR, via the coding sequence ATGAACGTACTCCAGAAGAGAGCTCTGACGCTGCTCGCCGCGATCGCGGTCGCGGGCGCGGGCTGCAAGGGCGACACGGGCCCCGCCGGTACTCCGGGCCAGGGAAGCAACACCACCGTCAACCTCCCGCTCACCACCAGCGGGCTCGTGGTCGCGGTGAAGGGCGTGACCGTCAACGCCGACCAGTCGGTCTCGGTGAACTTCACGACGAAGGACGATCAGGGCAACCCGGTCGACCTCGCCGGGAAGTACTCCACCAACGCCCCCTTCAATCCCCGGTTCTCGCTGTCCAAGGTGAACGTGGCGGCCGACGGCTCGCTGCCGCCGTACGGCGTCCTCACCAGGACCGGGAGCGTCGCGTACGCGCCGGGCACCACCCCTCCTGACGTCAGCGCGGCCACGCTGAACCCGACCGCCATCGCCGCCAACGCCGCCGCCCCCGCGACCACGGGCGTCCTCGCCGAGAACGGCTCGGGCGCCGGTGACTACACCTACACCTTCCCGGCCGGCCCCTTCGCCGACGCCGACGGCACCGGCAGCAACGCCGGCAAGACCGTGCGGACCTTCGCGAGCGCGGTGAAGGTCGATCCGAAGGCCACCGACACCTACGTGGTCTGGATCGAGGCCGCCCGCCAGACGAACACCACCAACACCACCGACGCGGCCGGGTTCAAGGCCGTCAACGTCGAGTACGACTTCGTCCCGGGCAACCCCTCGGCCACGCCGCTCAAGCGCCAGGTCGCCTCGACGGCGGCCTGCAGCAAGTGCCACAACGCGTTCAAGCCCGAGAGCCTGACGACGAACGCCTTCCACAACGGCACGCGGGTCGAGGCCGCGTACTGCGACGTCTGCCACGCCATCGACCGGAAGAGCACCGCCACGGTGAGCGACGGCACGACGCCGGCCGCCTTCTCGGGCATCTTCGTCCACCGCATCCACGCGTCGAAGGAGCTGCTCCTCAAGATCACCACCGGGACGCAGACGACCGGCTACCAGGGCGCCACCGCCTGCACGACGAAGGCCCCCTGCACCTGCACGGTCGCCGCCCCCTGCCTCCCGAACTCGTTCCACGGCATCTCCGACGTGACCTACCCGCAGGACCTCCGGAACTGCGACGCGTGCCACAAGGACGCGGCCCAGGGCGCGCAGGCCAAGACCACCGCCAGCCGCGCGGTCTGCGGCTCCTGCCACGACTACGTGGTGTTCGATCCGGCGAAGGTGGCCGGCCTCCCCGCGTGCGTCGACACGGCCGGCAACGAGGCGGTGGACGCCAATGGCAACTGGCTGCAGTGCGCCCACGCCGCCGGCGCCAACACCGACGACACCTCCTGCAAGGGCTGCCACGTCGCGGGCGGCGCTGGCTTCATCGGTGACTTCCACGTCGCGGTCGTCCCGCCGGATAGCGGCAGCACCTACAACTTCCCGGTGACCACGGGGACGTCCACGACGGGCGCCGACTTCTTCGGCAACGCCTGCTCCGCGGCGGCTCCCTGCACCTGCACGGTCGCGGCGCCCTGCTTCAACTCCGGCAACAACAACACCAATGCGGGCTTCCTGCCTGCTGCCGGCGCGGTCCCGGCCGGTTCCATCCAGGTCACCTACGTCGTGAAGAGCGTGTCCGCGTTCAAGGACACGTCCGTGACCCCGAACGTCCTCCGCCCGCAGATCGTCTTCAAGTTCCAGCAGTCGCTCAACGGCGCGGCCCCGTCCGACGTCGTCTTCAATACCTTCGGCGCCAAGACGGAGCTCATGGACAACTTCGTCGGCTCGCCCAGCGTGTACTTCGCGTACGGCGTGCCGCAGGACGGGATCACCGCCCCGGCCGACTTCAACGCGTCCCAGAGCGCCTACATCAAGGCCGTCTGGAATGGGAACGCCGCGGGCGCCAGCTCCGGCACGATGACGGGTCCTGACTCGAGCGGCTTCTACACGATCACGCTGGGCGTCGGGCCGAAGAGCGTGGACACCACCACGACCTCGCTCAAGACCGGAACGCAGAATGGCGTGGCCTGCACCTCGGCCGCTCCGTGCAACTGCACGACGGCGGCCTGCCAGGTGGGCGCGGTCATCCCGGATAAGGCGGTGATGCTCACGGGTGGCGTTGGCTATACGTACGGCCTGCAGACCACCCAGCCGCTCACCCAGACCAACCTCGCGTCGTACAGCTACAACTCGGCCACCAAGATCGGCGGCCTCGTCAACGTGGCCCCCGACGTCTGGAGGACGGGCGTCGACGCCTCCGGCAAGGCTTACGCTCCCCGCCGCGCCGTCGTCGACAACGCCAAGTGCAAGAACTGCCACGTGCAGCTCGGGGCGGCGCCGACGTTCCACGCTGGTCAGCGCAACGACGGCCCGACCTGCTCCTTCTGCCACAACGTCAACCAGGTCAACTCCGGGTGGGCGGGCAACGCGAAGGATTTCATTCACGCGCTGCACGCTGGTCTGGACGCCTCCACCAAGCTGCCGGACGGCACGCCCGTCGCGGGCGGCAGCGGCATCCGCACGGTTCCGTTCGGCTGGCACGCGGTCAGCGCCACCGAGGGGTACTGGGACATCACCTTCCCCGGCCAGCACAACTACTGTGATGCCTGCCACGCCACGCCGGCGGACGGGACGCACACGTACGACTTCAGCGCCGCGGCGTCCGCTGCTGCGCTCCCGAACCTGCTCTCGAGCACGGCTGCCACCGGCACGACCGCCGCGCCGACGTTCTCGAGCTCGCCGTACATCGCGCAGACGGCCGGCACGGTCTACGGGTCGGGCTTCTCCATCGACAAGGCCAACAGCATCATCACGAACGCTGCGGCGACGACGCTCGTGACCTCGCCCATCACCGCCGCCTGCGTGGCCTGCCACGACAGCCCGGCTGCGAAGGGCCACATGGTCGGCAACGGCGGTCTGTTCTACTCGCCGCGCTCGGTGCTGACGCAGCAGGTGGCTACGGGCGTCGGCGAGTCCTGCCTCCTCTGCCATGGGGCCGGCAAGATCGCCGCCATCGCCGACGTGCACCGGTAG